The sequence tggtttacaaatatataaaacaattacaggcacctggttggccactgtgagaacaggatgctggactagatgggccactggcctgatccagcaggctcttcttatgttcttatgtacataaGCATTACCATATAAGCACCTAAAATACAATAACTAACACAACAATcattttattagtattattttcaTCGTCGTCGTTTATTTATTCAAACCTGGCTCAGTGCCAAAGCAGACTTCCAAGAGGTTTACAAATATAAAAAGCAATTACATaaccattaaaatataaacattcatAGTTACAATACCccgacacacacaaaaattatatttttccttattattaattaattaatatatggcttgtgctacttctaagtggtttacaaatagaAAAACCAGCCACACGTgtgttaaaatataaacatccataaagAAAGTACACAATGAAACAATGGCATTAGGACATTAACATACAAACACCCATAATTACAACATATGCGTTACAGTTGCACTTGATTTAGAGGCAAGCAAGACACCATATAGATTGCACTGGGCCACACATAAGTGGCAAAAGCATAGCCAGTGGAGAttagggatgtgctcaaattttgcaaaattcaaatttgaaactggatttcctatttattccctTTTTTTATTATTCTGGTGGATCGGGTTTTTAcctagtgggttttttttctagTGGGTTTTccccgatttaaaaaaaaaacaccttaaacatattgatattaatattgacattttcctccaaatatcaatattaatgtccCTCaagatatagatattaatattttatttaaatattgttgtttttttaaaaaaactatggaaaatcaatattttgaaaaatatgtatattaatattgatatttttgtggaAGAAAACACAAATCggtatttatagcaaatagcgAACATTGATCCCTGACGAAGTGGTACTGGAAAGAAGTTTGAAGGAGCAAAAACAGAACCAGCACCAAAATGCAGATCACATCCCTAGTGGAGATGGGCCCCTGGTGTCCTGAGTTCCACATGGCCTGATTGCCTCACACAGCTCCTATCCTATGCAATCTGATGGGCTGAGAATCTCAAAAGTTGGACACCGCATGAAAGCCTTAGGAATTTAAGGCAATGAGATTTATACAATGTATAATTAATCGCATCAGCAGCTgatgtttatttatatagcatCCCTCTcactttgcaccaactgcagcttcaggtgctttgcattaaaaagatatattaaaaacacattaacatTGGTTTGAAAGCAATATTTTAATGTCGTAAaggcagagagatgacttaatttCCTAAAAGCCcctagaattggggggggggggagaagtggtccaaattctttttaaAGAGTAGAAAACCGAAGATGGCTGGCTAGAAAGTGTGAGTTTTGCATGGCAGGGCCTGCTGCGACATCAAAGTCCTGATCATCTGTTGACTGCAGGTGTGGTGTGGGAAGGATCTCCAGAAAGAGTTTGTGGGTGACTGGATGAGAAGCTGAATGTAAACCTGAATCACTCATGGCGaaaaatacatcatcatcatcagtcctttttttgtgatggtggtCACCAGTGCAGAGGACCAACACCTCTTTTCTGTAGCCCAGTCCATGGCACTTACGTAACAGCATCTCATTCTTTATCAAAAAATCCcactgatgatggtgatgattaatCACCTTCCATACACATCTCAATACAATCAtaacagtaataaaaatacatatctGAGATTCTGCAAAATGTGGGAGTGTGTGAAACTCTTTGGGGCTTCCCACTGAAAgctactttaagaacataagaagagcctggctgctggatcaggccaaagaccctcTAGTCTATCGTCGTAGAAGGCGCCCATCTCACAGTGGGCAATCAGATGCCCCagcaagaagcccacaagcaggacctgagtgcaagaagcactctccccatttgtgactcATTGAGAACTCAGGACACCTGCACAGTAGTTGGCAATCCAGTTCTCATGGTGGAAGAGAACGGGATTGCCATAATGTAATGTGTTATGTGCTCATTGTGtatacaggttcctcatctctttttctcagagagagagaaatcacacGTGTATAAGAGAATGTGAGAATGTATCTCCCTAGGGAACACGTTTGTCTCCTGGCTCCTACAAAAGCATGGCTGGTGACAGGTTTACATTTAATAATTTCACCCTACGTTATCAATGTTCTCTGTCTAGAGATTGCAAATCACACATTATATCAGCTGTGAATGGGTCTTTACCTTGGTAGGTTCCTCAGTGTAGAACTAACACACTCCAGAAATCCCTGTTTGAGGTTCCCattgtaaaagagagagagaagtaaacTGAGATTATATACAGTCATTTCTTCATCCTGGGCACAGGGTTGCCACCTGGCAAATGTCTGGCACTGCCTCATAGCAGCTTTAAGCAAATCACTGCATAACTCCTCCCAAAACATTATAATCCACTAAGGGACAggcaaatctgttaatttcagttcttttcagttttttatttttccagtcttccattctccacatcagttcactttttttaaaaaataaaagaaagtcctcataaaatccatcagcattttcacGCTAacttctaatacacacatttttgtacacagttttccctaaatcacacattttttgcagagcaattttccgcagtacaatgcatttttggtatgttattcatttttgcatgctttactccagtatatgcattttagtatacATTACTAAATGTACATTACTAAATAGCATTGCATTTCAAAAAACATTTCACAAGGTGACTATGTTTCGGTTCGTGCAAATTCAgtgggtttgcctttaaatacaaactgaatcaaatctctctcccatTGCAACTCTTTAGTGCCTTACGGAGGCAAAATACCCTCTGATCTCAGCAGGCCCCCCGCTACATACCTCAGGAGGTGGGTGCTCCAATGGATTCCCTTCAAAACTGCATGAACAGTAATTCGAGCCCCAGTCCAAATTAACCAGCTGACCAAAATTTGATGGGAGAACCTTTAGATTGTTATGGCCTAGCCAGAGAGTCCTCAAGGCCTTTAAAGAGCAGATTCCCCTTGGCAGGTGTTTGAGagaattaaaaagcagcagcagcgtcTCCAGTTTCTGTAGCTGGTGAATGGTGTCAGGGATGGTGCTGATGTGGTTATCAGTAACATCTAAGAAAACAAGGTTCCTCAGCTGACAAATGGCTGCAGGAAGCTGTGCCAGGCTGTTGTTAGCCAAATGGAGGCTGCGGAGTTTCTGAAGGCTTTCTACTTCCTCGGGCAGAGAAGTTAAGCTGTTGTTGCTGAGAGTGAGCCTTTCCAACTTGGTTAAGGAGCCAATCTCAACAGGAACGTCTTTCAAGTTGTTGGAGTCTAGGTAGAGCAGGGTCAGGTTCTTCAAGTGACCAATCTTATGAGGGATGAGATCCATCCTATATCTTAGGCAGCTCTCTCGTTCTGGGCTCATCTCCAAAACTTGCAATCCTTCCAGCGCAAAGAGCTGATGAGGCACAGATATCAATTCTTTGCCTTCTAATTTGAGTTTTTTCCTACCTTTGCATTGAGGATCATGTTCTATTAGGTATTTCCATTGCTGGTCGGCACTGAAGAAGGGCAAAGGGGAGTTGCAGGCTAGTTTCATCCTTCTGACTGCAGCAACAGGAGAGAAAAGGTCATAGTCCAACCTCACCTCCTCTCGAGACTTTTATCAGCCTGGCTCTCAGTCTGTCTGAATTCTCCTTGCTTTAGCAGAGCAAATACAGAGCCTTTAGGTTGCTCAGCTACGTCTAGAAGGTAAACACTTGTGTCTCTGGAGAGTCAAAATCTTTAGTATAGCTCCTGACAGAGTACACAGCCAAGCCTACACTGGgccctttatttaaataaagtgaACTTTCATTTCCCTCCACACTGAAACTACAGTTCTGTATTCTTGCCATCTGTCATTGCTTGCCTATTTTTATGCAACCTGAAAGTGAGGGCTGATTCTCCCTCCCTCAGAGGCCTGATTCAAAATGTCTTAGTATCACTGGAAATGGCAGTGGCTTTAAgagacatttttttctttctggcaTGGAATCACAAGGAGGCTATGTTGTTCATCCAATTGTCTCTGTGTTATTTATAGTGTGAGGCAGACACAGGATGCAGCCCCTCTCCCAGCCATGAGAAATAAAACAGCCAACCACAATTTATGAGTGAAAACTGGCTACAAATTTATTGACTACAGCAAGTAAGTGGGGTTGGCAGGGCGAGGATCCACTTTTATTGCAACAGCCCTTGTTGCGGGAATGTTTGTCTCTCATCTAGCAGCTGGGTAACCACCCTTGGGTGTTAGCCAGCATTAGATCCtcattagggttgtcaggtgtctggttttcacccagagactccgttttttgggggggagggtcttctccaggtctctgggtgagtcaccttaatctccagacttagctttcatttttttaaaaattaagtttctaggtggtctggttcaaaatatataaaccaaaatgtcaaaccccccccacacaaattctgttagtaccagctgctctaatccctaccCTTTCACGTTTTTAGCCAATacgtgaagtcaggattgtgattgacaagatttgttgacccccaggcaatacctaaaccccatttcaagttctgagaacagtttgcttttcctgcttgtttcacatcaggaattcagtaaatatatagctttcagcagcataaagagtactttctctataCAGGATTgaggcttctgagtaaacatgcaaaggattgcactacaaTAGAACATCACAGCAGGAGCTTTGATGGCATacgcagtaaacaattttagttataattatagtagggattttttaaattacttgcaaaaatggcatattatacattttacctttcaaataatttttgaacagaaagtaTACATACAGCAGtactatacttttctaattaaggagacaaacaagtttaaattttactggactgttgaagaaggCGGTTTATTTGTCTTagtcataacctgttttgaaaaccttcccaatatgaagcttttctgggagtaaagctgcaatgctaatttcacatacctgggagttaaccccactgaattcagtaagacttacttttgagtagacatggttagggttgtgctgaaaatcagtgggacttttgagtgaacatagaaaaggattgttgtAAAATCGTTCTCTCCcctccaattctttttttaagcagttaggcagggctcacttaggtgtcactgcttttatttgtcaggaaactaatactttaaaaaaatgttctgcaatggccaactggttttgacaataaactattatatggggttatgtatttttacatatccagtgtgtgtgtgtatgcaatatttccaacaaccctgtgaggtagggctggaaaccaaggcagcttacaagaaataaagccatttataatccaataaccataaaacaagtataaaacagttgcaaaacagcttaaagtggcatgattttgaattttgggttgagtgagtgaagttccttatcactgaattgcagtcctgtgcatgtttccttgtttgagtaagccccattgaatacattgggacttgcttctgcgtgaacatgcatagtattgcactataaatatgtttacaagttatgtaaataataaacatatttgacattcatgcttatataaatatttcctcaTATTATGACTCAATATGTATCtgctttcacactatggttgtaaattatttacaaattatttcctctacattttaagtgtgcccttcttccatggggtggtcatggtccctctctgttcttttcaccctgagggtcagattaggctgagagatggtgtgtagcctaCGGTCAGCCAGTAAACatggtagcttatttccattttaaaatttaattaaaatgatttatatgcaggccaAGTTCATGAAATAATGCAAATCCACACAACACATTTAGAGCACATCCAACCCACTTTTAAagttcatgacttcccccaaagaatcctgggaaatataatttccccctcacagttatagttcccaccacccttaacaaactacagttcccatgattctgtggtgggatacaTGTGCTTAGGAAGTCATCACtgatttttctatttgcatttcatttacctctgaccttactcccttacatccaccaacagtggttccatgtggtcagctcaacccccttaaacccactgatgatacaccttgttatatgcatgattgtttgtttcttgcccaatagtggtaaaagagaattcacatactgggaagtgtggcttcaattgatgTTCCCGATctactgcttgtgaaggtagaccaaaccatgtgtgatctctctgtcaattattactcactggaattgggttggctgtcaaagtgagtttatagtagcccacagagTAGATAATCagtagtaatactagaccacctcacATCAAACAGCTAtgccacgccccttttgagtttgacggGTGATGTCAGCGGAACTCccaccggaaggcccaccccggaaggcccaccccccatttccgtttcccctgattacctcaccggatatcctgtcccccagaagccccagccctcgtgccccaccccagaaacggtagccctgtgacccccccaggagcacatggtcctcgctggaccaatgggcatatttttactcaaaacggggtcccggattggtccctataggggcatgtgacccctctatgagcacgtggtctccaggggaccaatctgaagaggtttaaaaccccaaaggtgaaagcaGGGTGTCGGAAATGCACCCCAAATGGGTGCATTTCTgtcccctctccagactgctccctataggggcatgtgacccctctatgagcacgtggatgcctggggaccaatctgaaaaggtttaaaactcctaggtgaaattagggtaccagaaatggaccccaaaggggtccatttccatccctcctctccagaacagcccaatagggataagtaacccctctacagctacgtcacccaaaGCTACGTCACCCAGCTACGTCAcacaaagaattttaaaaagtgctagaaacagccacaggacctcaaacttattaaatcatgctagaaaaacaatagagggTACTCACAGATGCCAGGTAAAAGAGATAGATCCTGAGCTGTGTAGGATCTTTTATATCACCACATCTAATGTATGCAGACCTGGActttgtgattggtttacacCCTGGAGAACGgctatttttttttacctatagaaATCGCCCAGTATTGGCCACACCCAATACTATATGATCACAGCCATTTTTCTCATGGGCCATGTGGTCACGGCCATTTTTTCTGGCCCATGTGGTCACAGCCCTTTTTCCCAGGACCTTACACTGTATGGCTGGCTAGTTTCTAGGGTGCCATGCAAAAACCacgtgttttacaaaaataaccatggataactgcatcctgaaaaacactgctaaactgggtatctttgatctgtgattggttccacaatattacaggtatgttgcaaagtggctcttttttgttgttggggggTGTTATAGCTCTCTGGTAAGCCTGAATTTAACACAGTTCATTCATATTATACAGTATAAAACCCCTACAtcttacaagcatgctgcatgcaggggcagcttctttagctcagagcttggaaaagttacttttttgacctacaactcccatcagccccagccaacttaGCTCACAggtaaccctatattttagttttcaaaGATTTACCTAAAGGGATGTAAAAACAGTttctgtacatttattctgtttaaacagTAATCTCCCCAGTTTGAATTAAGGCCTAGGAGAAGCTGTCCATATAGGATTAAATCCTAGAAAGCTGCTCATGGTCAGcatctaatatatttatttacttttggcattaaagcagaaatggtgaggatgattaGCCCCCCCCCTCTCGTAAGCCCAGTCCTAGTTTAATCATTCATGTGTTCCACAGGAGGAGTCAtgtatttacatctttatttttaaaaaagaaagaaaaacacactatgtttccaaatagagcgttttattcagaagattcattgagagatgtaagaaaagttttgtaacttctgttcttaataacatttaaaatgtggcttagatatgactggtcagtgtctcttagtatcttttcaacaactttgacagacttctgggaacgGCCTACTTTGGTAACAAGATTTAATACTTCATCAAcagtttcttgtgttagaacaagacaattcagactgtaagctgttgagataacaacatgaagcacacttttaaaacagatctttccacatataattctcaacattctagaaaggacaggatttGTCCAGTTCAGACATTGATGTGATTTCTGCCCTGGGGCCTGAATTAGGCACCCCTCACAAGTatcatacatattttgcattaaacagtgcttcaaaatggcatacacagttgGTCTGACAACGCATTTCATTGCTGCCttccgttttcttggtaaaatattgtctgtttcatgggtttgaatgccaagaatgcttctaaggatgatatgcctgggatgatttcttgtcagatctgcagagttctaaaaaagaaaagaaaaaattagaaaaatcaaacatacctctgtttgtttttataatacacatgcaaataatcactctacaaacctgcatgtgaatgtttcctgttgataccgtcttccacaggactgttggacaTGTCGGGgagctagcttcagcagagttctcagttactgaagatccctagaaaagtaaggacatgttttcacattttttgcctctccTATATTTTACAGTTCTCCAGGCATGtagtttacacttaaatcttaccggcattacagcgttatctgttgcaatggcctccaacatgctgttccacatttggctgttctcttcctctttttgcagtttagttggtgaaaaacgttcatcttcattagaacttGTGCTAATAAAGCGCTTTCAATGGTTAGGCCTCTCTGCGGGTGGCGGCATAGTTAATTCCGtaggactcaaaggggtgctggcaggttccatgttcgatcctcagtgcgtgtctgggcttgcaaaatgtacttctgtaccaggtctctctgtcccctctcctgattggttagggattcaaaacctccccctaatGGGTGacatagctgtagaggggttacttatccctattgggctgttctggagaggagggatggaaatggacccctttggggtccatttctggtaccctaatttcacctaggagttttaaacctcttcagattggtccccaggcatccacgtgctcatagaggggtcacatgcccctatagggagcagtctggagagggggtggAAATGCACCCATTTGGGGTGCATTTCCGACACCCtgctttcacctttggggttttaaacctcttcagattggtccgtggagaccacgtgctcatagaggggtcacatgcccctatagggaccaatccgggaccccgttttgagtaaaaatatgccCATTGGTCCAGTGAGGACCATGTGCTgctggggggtcacagggctaccgtttctggggtggggcacAAGGGCTgaggcttctgggggacaggatatccggtgaggtaatcaggggaaacggaaatggggggtgggccttccggggtgggccttccggtggGACTTCCGCTGACatcacccatcaaactcaaaaggggagTGGTGTAGCtgtttgacgtgaggtggtctagtACTACTACTATAATCTTTTTAAttctcactcatttctcaaactctcTCTGGAGTGAAGAGCcaagtttgtaaagaagtttggagtacccatgttaaaaggcaggcatggcattccaggcaggggattgccaaccttgctttgatatggatatttttgcaccCTACAGGTCTTCAGAGCCAAAGTTCTAACACAACTACTATATGGTGTCCCCCTATGGATATATGCCTTTAATGCCTCAATTGAAGCAGTTTCGTCTATCTTCCTACGCCGAATCTTTGGAGTGCCAAAATGTGTTCTGAATGCGGCTTTAAGATTGGAAGCTGGCCTATGCTCGGCTGAATGCCAAGCATGGACTTTCGCCTTCAAATTTTGGGCCAAAATTCACTATGTCTGTTCGTTGGGCTATATGTCGCTCCTTGTGGAAGAAACGTTCCTTTCAACCTGGAAGAAATCTTTTATAGCTAAGCTTCCCTGCTTAGGCCTTTCTTTAGAGTTTCTTTCTACCCTAGATCTTAGCAAGGTCATGCAGATTATTAGCTCTCGGCTTCAGGACATTGATAGGCAATCTTCAATACAAGCAGCAGATAAAGTCTGCTCGCCCCTACATTTTAACCTGAGCATTAACTTCGCAAAGTATGCTCCCTACATGGAGGTTTTAACCAATCCCAAATATCGTTTAGCCTTTTCTAAGGCTCGTTTTGACTATTTAGATTCGGCTCTTTTGGAGGGTAGATATCGGGGTATTCCTTTAGACCAGCGCCTCTGTCTGTGCAGGGAAGGCCACATAGAAATGCTTCCACATGTAC is a genomic window of Rhineura floridana isolate rRhiFlo1 chromosome 1, rRhiFlo1.hap2, whole genome shotgun sequence containing:
- the LOC133377613 gene encoding leucine-rich repeat protein SHOC-2-like, giving the protein MKLACNSPLPFFSADQQWKYLIEHDPQCKGRKKLKLEGKELISVPHQLFALEGLQVLEMSPERESCLRYRMDLIPHKIGHLKNLTLLYLDSNNLKDVPVEIGSLTKLERLTLSNNSLTSLPEEVESLQKLRSLHLANNSLAQLPAAICQLRNLVFLDVTDNHISTIPDTIHQLQKLETLLLLFNSLKHLPRGICSLKALRTLWLGHNNLKVLPSNFGQLVNLDWGSNYCSCSFEGNPLEHPPPEVCSGGPAEIRGYFASVRH